The DNA sequence AATATACATCACACAACATAAAAAATGATATCCTTTCAGGTTTAGTGGTTGCCGTAGCCTTAGTACCAGAAGCAATTGCATTTAGTTTTATTGCAGAAGTAAGTCCGATAGTAGGTTTGTATACTGCATTTATCCTAGGTCTAATCACTGCCGTGATAGGTGGAAAACCGGGTATGATTAGTGGAGCGACAGGAAGTGTTGCCGTAGTTATTATAGGTTTAGTTCTAGAAGCTAATGCAATGTTGGAGGAGATGGGTGTCATGGGGGATGATCTCTATATTCAAACCCTCAATTATGTTCTTCTCGCAACGATACTTGCAGGACTTATTCAAGTTTTAGTGGGTGTTTTCAAACTTGGAAAATTTATTCGTTTAGTACCTCAACCCGCACTTTACGGCTTTGTTAATGGTTTGGCTATTGTCATTGCAATGGCACAGTTTAAATTCTTCGATCACCAAGGATGGGAGATGTACGCTATAGTCTTTACTACTATGCTTATTATGTACATAATGCCAAAATATACTAAAGTTGTCCCTGCAGGTCTAGTTGCAATTGTGGCACTCACAGTTATTGTTTATTTTGCTAATATTAATACTCTGACAGTAGGAAACTTGGCAAACCTTTCAGAGTTTAAAGGACAGCTGCCACAGCTGATTATCCCTGAAACACTTTTTAGTGTGGATGCTATACTCATGGTTCTTCCATATGCTGTCATCATGGCACTTGTAGGGTTAATTGAATCACTGCTTACACTTGCTGTTTTAGATGAGATGAGCGGTAAACGCGGAAGTGGAAATCAAGAGTGTATTGCTCTGGGTGCCGGAAATATGACTTGTGGTTTCTTTGGTGGTATGGCTGGTTGTGCGATGATCGGGCAATCTATAATCAATTATACGTCAGGTGGACTTGGCCGTCTTTCTTCTTTTACAGCAGCAGTTGGTCTTTTAATACTGGTTATCTCTTTAACAGATGTACTAAATATTATTCCTGTAGGTGTTTTAGTAGGTATTATGTTTATGGTAAGTATTGGTACCTTTGAATGGTCAAGTTTTTCCCACTTTAAACATATGCCAAAAGAGGACCTTTTCGTAATGCTTGCAGTAACTATCATTACTGTTTTAGAAGACTTGGCTGTTGCAGTTATCGCAGGTGTAATCATCTCGGCATTGGTATTTGCATGGAAACATGCTCGTATCTGGGCTAAGACACATGTAGAAGAAGACGGTACAAAAGTATATTCTTTAGAAGGTCCTCTATTTTTTGGAAGTGCTACAACATTTTCTGATAACTTCTCAATTGATCAAGATCCGCCAAAAGTAGTAATTGATTTTAAAAATGCAAGAGTACTAGACTTCTCTGGTGTTGAAGCCGTTGACAGCATTGTAAAAAAATATGAAGATGCAGGAAAAAATCTCTTACTGAGACACTTAAGTGCAGACTGTAAAGCTATTCTCAAAAAAGCTGGTCCACACTGTACATATGAAGAAGACGATCCAACATATAAAGTTGCAATCAACTATTAAAACAATTCCGATACTATTATTGTAATAGTATCGGTTTTAATCTTCTAAAAGTTCTTTCTGAGGTTTACCTAAGTAAAACCCTTGAGAAAACTCTATATCGAATTCTCGAACCTTCTCTAAAACTTCTTTATTATGCACAAATTCTGCAACAACTTCAATATTACATAGCTTACAAAAATCAACAATAGTCTGTACTACAATTTGGTTCTTCGTATTTTCTACTATGTCTTTAATAAATACACCGTCTATTTTAATAAAGTCCGGATGAAAATCTATCAATCTTGCAAAGTTTGAATTTTCAATACCGAAATCATCCAGTGCTATTTTAAATCCTTTCTCTCTTAAAGAAGTAATTTGTGTAAGCATATACGGTTTTGTTAAAGTGGTTATATCTTCCAAAATTTCTAAAATAACTCGTGACGGAGGAATATTATATTGTTCACATTTTTCAAGCAACAAATCTTCTAAATACTCTAGATTAATATCGTCCGATGTAATATTGATCGAAAAAGAGTACTCTGTTTTTGAAAACTTTTCAAACGCTGTTTTAATCACAAAGCGGGTAATTAGCTCTAATATACCAGTTACTCTACAGGCATACATAAAATTATCGGGTGTTATATATGAAGTTCCATTTGAAATACGAATCAGACATTCGTATTTCACTACTTTGTTAGTTCTGTTATCTATAATAGGTTGATAAAAGAGAACAAACTTTTCATCTTCCATATACTGTCTTACATTTTTAATCCAGTCTATATGCTGTAAATGATTCTTGATGAAACTTGAATTTTGATCAAAAAGTTTGTAAGAATTTTTTTTGTACTGGCGTGCATCGTCAAGTGCTAAATTAGCATTATTCAGTAACTTATATCCCTGTCCGGTATATATCCCTATACTGAAAAAGATTTTGACTACTGAGTTCTCAGTTTCATAAATATCCATCTCGTTAAAAAAAGAGATAACAATCTGTGCTATCTCCTCTTTTTCAATATTTAAGGTAAGTTGGTCTGTTAAAAAAACAAATTGATCCCCGTCAAAACGGAAAATCTCTCCGTGTGCCGGTTTTAACATTTTTAAGTAGTTTGCTATATTTTTAAGTATCTCATCACCTATTAAATAGCCATAAGTATTATTAATATTTGAAAAGTTATCGATATCTAAAATAAACAAAGTATATTCTTTATTTGTTTTGATATATTCTAATAATGCCAATCTATTATACAAACCTGTCAAAGGGTCTACATAACAATCACATAGTTTCTCTTCAAATTCAATTTTCATAACGCTATAATAGCAAAAAAATGTTAAATCTGGTGAATTGGGAGTTCTACTGCAAAGGAACTACCACCCTCTTCAGGAATATATTTGATCTTTCCTTTCATTCTCGTCTCAATAATGTTTTTGGCAATATAAAGTCCTATTCCTGTACCTGAAGATTTATGTTTTGTTGTAAAGTACGGTTCAAAAATCTTCTCTTGAATTTCACTAGGTACTCCACCACCGTTATCAGAAATTTTCACAACTCCTACATTTCCGTTACTTTCTAAAGAAAGACAAATATACCCCTCTTTGATAATATTTTCTTTAATAGACTTTTTAATAGCATCCGTGGCATTATTTATAAGTATGAACAAGATCTGCTTAAATTCATTTTCAACACCTTTAAAAGCAAAATGATCGTTGTCTAGCTTTGTTTCTATTTTAATGTTACAGTTTCTTAGTTGTGCTTCTAAAATTCTCAATATTTCCACAATACTTCTACTTGGCATAAAATACGCTTCATGTTCATCGGCAGCAGGATTTAAAAAGTTTCTGAAATCATCAATAGTATCTGATAAATAACTAATATTGTAAGCAATGGCTTCAAGCTTCTCTATAAGTTCATCTTTTTTAATATCACTTACAGCCAATTGTGTTTCTATATTTGCAATAGCAAGTCCCATTATATTAAGCGGTTGTCTCCATTGATGAGCAATAGATTCCAACATCTCCCCCATTGCTGCTTGACGGGACTGATGTAACATTACTTTTTCTTGTTTTTGCTGTTTTTGTACTTCATAACGTACTTTTTCTTCCAGTTTCTCATTAAACTCTTCAAGCGTTTTTCTCTGCGCTTCTAAAAGTGTTAAATTCTTTTCCAAACTTTCTTGTGCTTGTTTTAACTCAGTAATATCACGTCCTGCCCCAACAGTTCCAATAATTTTTCCTTTACGATCATAAAAGGGTGCTTTAAAAACTTCTAAATAAAGCATCTTGCCTTTTACATTTCCAAACTCTTCAAAACGCATAGGCTTATTATTTTCAATAACTACCTGATCACTGTTAAAACACAACTCTCCGAATGTGTGCCAATTAGGATTGTCTTTATGCTTTCCTCTTTCTCTTAAAGCAAAAAAAACATCATTTTTTCCTACTACTTCATGAGTATCTTTTGCCATAAGCAAGCCATCACATAGTGCTTTATTTGCATAGATATACGTACCTTCTATATCTTTAATCCATAACATATCCGGCAGATGGAGTGTTAAAAGTTCCAGTAATTCAGTAGCATGTCTTTTTACCTGTGAATGCATATAGTATTTCCCTTGTCTATTTGAGCTTTATAAAAGATTCTGGTTGAATATTTCTGTATTTTGGCATATTAAGTCCAATATTCGCATTAATGTACGTAGGATCTGCTATAACATACTTTCGAGTTCCAACTGTTACCATGTCACCGTTTAAAGGTACGGAAAGTGCCGTAGTCATGTGATCTTTATATTTTACACCTACAACACCGTAATCAAATATCTTTTTAACTAGTTTTCCAAATAAAATTGCTCTATCTTCACAATCTGAGCTATCATAGTAAAGTGTCTCTTCTGCAAACATTACTTTATCTTTTCCAAACTGTTCATCGTCTCGTTGATATTTAAAAGATTTTTGAACAAAATGAAGAATAAAATTTAAACTATATAATGCTTTTTTACCATTAATATATTTTCTTAAACCTGTTATAACATCATTATATACGCTACTATCAAAAGCTGCATTAAAATATACATCATAATCAACTTGTGGATATGTATTCATAAAATCTATAAGGTTTTTATTAATTGACACATCAACATCATATCTACCTGCTTGATTTGAAAACGTCAATTTCTTTTTTAATAGTGATTGTACTAAATTCGGTGTTTTTGGCATAGTAAAATCAAGTTTCTTAACAGCCTCTGGATACTTTTTATCATAAGTATACAATCTTCCCAGAGAGCTTTTAGAATTTTGATAGTCTATAGCATAATAATACGT is a window from the Sulfurimonas sp. C5 genome containing:
- a CDS encoding SulP family inorganic anion transporter, with the translated sequence MFDIRKYTSHNIKNDILSGLVVAVALVPEAIAFSFIAEVSPIVGLYTAFILGLITAVIGGKPGMISGATGSVAVVIIGLVLEANAMLEEMGVMGDDLYIQTLNYVLLATILAGLIQVLVGVFKLGKFIRLVPQPALYGFVNGLAIVIAMAQFKFFDHQGWEMYAIVFTTMLIMYIMPKYTKVVPAGLVAIVALTVIVYFANINTLTVGNLANLSEFKGQLPQLIIPETLFSVDAILMVLPYAVIMALVGLIESLLTLAVLDEMSGKRGSGNQECIALGAGNMTCGFFGGMAGCAMIGQSIINYTSGGLGRLSSFTAAVGLLILVISLTDVLNIIPVGVLVGIMFMVSIGTFEWSSFSHFKHMPKEDLFVMLAVTIITVLEDLAVAVIAGVIISALVFAWKHARIWAKTHVEEDGTKVYSLEGPLFFGSATTFSDNFSIDQDPPKVVIDFKNARVLDFSGVEAVDSIVKKYEDAGKNLLLRHLSADCKAILKKAGPHCTYEEDDPTYKVAINY
- a CDS encoding bifunctional diguanylate cyclase/phosphodiesterase, which translates into the protein MKIEFEEKLCDCYVDPLTGLYNRLALLEYIKTNKEYTLFILDIDNFSNINNTYGYLIGDEILKNIANYLKMLKPAHGEIFRFDGDQFVFLTDQLTLNIEKEEIAQIVISFFNEMDIYETENSVVKIFFSIGIYTGQGYKLLNNANLALDDARQYKKNSYKLFDQNSSFIKNHLQHIDWIKNVRQYMEDEKFVLFYQPIIDNRTNKVVKYECLIRISNGTSYITPDNFMYACRVTGILELITRFVIKTAFEKFSKTEYSFSINITSDDINLEYLEDLLLEKCEQYNIPPSRVILEILEDITTLTKPYMLTQITSLREKGFKIALDDFGIENSNFARLIDFHPDFIKIDGVFIKDIVENTKNQIVVQTIVDFCKLCNIEVVAEFVHNKEVLEKVREFDIEFSQGFYLGKPQKELLED
- a CDS encoding PAS domain-containing sensor histidine kinase; the protein is MHSQVKRHATELLELLTLHLPDMLWIKDIEGTYIYANKALCDGLLMAKDTHEVVGKNDVFFALRERGKHKDNPNWHTFGELCFNSDQVVIENNKPMRFEEFGNVKGKMLYLEVFKAPFYDRKGKIIGTVGAGRDITELKQAQESLEKNLTLLEAQRKTLEEFNEKLEEKVRYEVQKQQKQEKVMLHQSRQAAMGEMLESIAHQWRQPLNIMGLAIANIETQLAVSDIKKDELIEKLEAIAYNISYLSDTIDDFRNFLNPAADEHEAYFMPSRSIVEILRILEAQLRNCNIKIETKLDNDHFAFKGVENEFKQILFILINNATDAIKKSIKENIIKEGYICLSLESNGNVGVVKISDNGGGVPSEIQEKIFEPYFTTKHKSSGTGIGLYIAKNIIETRMKGKIKYIPEEGGSSFAVELPIHQI